In one Poecilia reticulata strain Guanapo linkage group LG8, Guppy_female_1.0+MT, whole genome shotgun sequence genomic region, the following are encoded:
- the bptf gene encoding nucleosome-remodeling factor subunit BPTF isoform X5: MRGKRGRPPKPLQTDEASPAATRGLRPRRNLKPRFRDSGDEDAESPTREPPKTARKRKATSTRGRGRGRGGGGGRGGRGGRGGRRTAVSKTVVYDDHESDEEDDAVSLRSEEDEFVEEAPQSEEDEALNEESDCLEDDVLDEEEDGASFCTESSFRSQSTHASTPGKKKLRAPRPRTPVLEDKEIPLLELPETSEDLLVPSVELLNISSIYEVLRNFSSVLRLSPFRFEDFCAALVGQEQCTLIAEMHISLLKAILREEDSSNTTFGPADLKDSVNSTLYFIDGMTWPEVLRAYCESDKEFHHVLPYLETDEYPCGSLESKVKVLQFLVDQFLTTNIAREELMSDGSMQYDDHCRVCHRLGDLLCCETCSAVYHLECVKPPLEEVPEDEWQCEVCVAHKVSGVTDCVTEAQKNRPYIRQEPIGYDRHQRKYWFLNRRIVIEEDGECEKKNIWYYSSKAQLEELVEGLDKEYWETDLHATLEEMKEEMHAHMDITEDLTNRARGSNKAYLTAVNEVSAERLKIRREEQEAKKRTAEGKKEAEGGSVNTTELPTQKNKVEDGEPTEDTSSQAATAQPPAEETRVSDSSASQDAAAPNTESLEPNNETAQTENHEDLTQLATKGQTDEQQKSESTCEDAEGDESSSPSRNKSHERPCQLDAPSDGDPLSAPRGLKKVEPPDLADRSSRSSFTSQDGTEDYNERMKKESGAGHEPKNLIQKGNEGSSPTANTSLLTFLKRDLAVNLNNLFKLGQEGKYRVYQNQYSTNTLALNKHQHREDYDKKRHLSHKFSLTTASEFKWNGSIHGARSLTVATLRLTIIQLETNVPGPFMHPNWASHRTNWNKAVQMCSKAREFALALAILECAIKPVVMLPIWKDSLGHTRMHRMTSMERDEKEKVKKREKKLEDEETLQQATWVKYTIPIKHQVWKQKGEEYRVTGYGGWIWVSKTHVPRFVPKLPGNTNVNYRKEMEAKSRKSATASMKTEDLKETEKQVPESAEVKEQEPDSLSQDASVVNGSQPLGNNVEDISVKDEQSKPAGEEKEEEKMDVDKKDEVESSCPSLATAVRETSQAPEEPKTEEIPAKIFYDVVNVSEGFQLRTAYKKKVKPSKLDGLLERRVKQFTLEEKQRLERMRQATLLSKTTAAKPAAGVKMEGTANAKQQLALPSSVKTEEKEENLRGPDPVVKKLDFDEESTNSKADVKSDSAMSGQSNLAEAKAVDSHKEVNGEPELNSINSRLLETTGNNEIKRIGENVKKRGYEEVDQSSGQMDSESKSSLSQINGKTVSADSASPVQGDKSDPEKEPVKSLMNGNLSRNDLSSVAHPPPLKVPKLENHVEDKAESLNSGDYSAVTSEGSLPVKLESSSTSFHSSSTTDNCTSREDVKTSIANDSSKEPQKSSMHDTSNSSSKTPSAESSSVSSDTVSATPLLGLAAPVSLRRKPSDAKTTAPVSTTAGSMTISKEYSTRDRVSLLRFSKSKKARSGTALPSYRKFVTKSSKKSIFVLPNDDLKRLGRKAGIKEVPIFSYNAKPATDIWPYPSPRPTFGISWRYRLQTVRSLAGVSLMLRLLWACLRWDDMAVKPSAAVGTTRKETTDTDIITTEIIRRRDVGPHGIRSEYCIRKIICPIGNRDTPKETPTPQRKGLRSSALRPKKQEPAKQTGPIAVETWVPEEELELWEIKAFAERVERDKSQGLDPSKTGGTLKTAEEVKAHLENQLKQARLAAQQKRLEQQKLSTTATTATTTTTTSTTAVSAPSTPTSTGQRMSPMTSGAKMVLASKLGSPAPFQQDKNFHQSFASWVKQGQNNSSSSSGVVQQKVLGIFPSGPPANLRTYSTLHPTTGNINLRAATSSIQQKATTTVSQTPGATGNQMTSTTVRIPAAAQQGQPTAVQMGHTQPAVTAASGMPSAPRTAGLPASSGPVTTTPGQAPRPQQGQVKLTMAQLMQLTQSAQGGNPGLTVVIQGQGQTQGQLQIIPQGVTVIPGPGQQLMQAAMPNGQIQRFLFTPMPPSSTVSTSSPMNATPTKPTTTPSPQTLTSSPPQVRAAAQVQTTPSALAQTQMTAPLPAPTHVGSPSPKPSCAPSPASVPGQNQVTSPVTPTPQASPQGHITAASSVPAQAHMSSPVPSLAQPSTQVLTPPPSVVAHPQVVRSVGDSPQNLNPSYKPGFSSTPTQIQAIPQTPISTHTAGSPPAQTQTASSPPILGHTALQTQVQFQPQSVCSPPGLTSTHLQMQTSSPVSAPVSVRPAVQVSPQVPVSASLPSPVQIPMPALAPVSAPVIAVVSTQVSIPFPAKAPTQIQAAPSAPLHAAMASAVVTPVTATSTIPSVAALIEQRAAQPKNWTPSSSSQAPAQAVTPVTPPAMASVPSSAPAPVSIHSPIAPSPQTSQTPHSQVLVQHPTIVSVQQVSHVAGSAVQVSMKGLPVSSVVSAVRPAQIQTCSQVQQIPHLQPQIQAPIQSQIRVQFQPQAQIQPQTQQSPQPQVQPLTQVQSPPMQLQARTQPQYHPQVQAAFQTQPQPTQQPLIQSQPPAQPQAQTPLQPQQIQTQLHTQVQIQQQQQNQILAQSPQKPHVHVQTQVQTQPQFQVQSPPPTQVPQPLQVQPHGQVQAKLQVQFQPQSQPQVQAQPQLQVQSPIRHQLITVSGLQQPVQLLSALPPHVAAQIQAQIQAQAQQQGGTVPQQIKLQLPIQIQQAGGQIQAHQIQNMVTIQAPASIQEQLQRLQQQQQQQQQQQQQQQQQQPPKKKKHNEAKREPKDQNLHVISPKDGIQKPMAVKQNASAEQLKQRKSLAAAEREENQRMIVCNQVMKFILDKIEKDEKQAAKKRKKEEVVEQKRSKQNATKLTALLYKHKEQLKAEILKKRALLDKELQLQVQEELRRDLARLQREKEKARAAIAQAAAATIKAASSHPSHLAHTSHSSHSSQSSASSSHKRKREEERDKDKGRDRDRHHEKNKKRDREKDRERHRDRDKERERERERDRHRDRDRDKEKEQDGDAEQDSGSLKHKKKKKKLSSTSKDHKKDTKLYCICKTPYDESKFYIGCDLCSNWFHGACVGITEKEAKKLEDFVCNDCKRGQEGQSNEELYCICRTPYDDTQFYIGCDRCQNWYHGRCVGILQSEANHIDVYVCPQCQSTEDAMTVLSPLTDRDYDGLKRILRSLQSHKMAWPFLEPVDPHDAPDYYRVIKEPMDFSTMETRLQKRHYQKLTEFVADVTKIFDNCRYYNPNDTPFFQCAEVLEAFFVQKLKGFKASRLSDS, from the exons ATGAGAGGGAAAAGGGGCAGGCCGCCCAAACCGCTACAAACCGACGAGGCATCCCCAGCTGCAACCCGGGGTCTGCGACCCAGGAGGAACCTGAAGCCCAGGTTTAGAGATAGCGGGGATGAGGACGCCGAAAGCCCGACGAGGGAGCCCCCCAAAACGGCCAGAAAGAGGAAGGCAACGTCAACACGGGGCAGGGGACGAGGCAGAGGTGGcggtggaggaagaggaggcagaggtGGTCGCGGTGGAAGACGGACTGCTGTGTCCAAAACAGTGGTGTACGACGACCACGAGAGTGACGAGGAGGACGATGCTGTGAGTTTACGGTCGGAGGAGGACGAGTTTGTTGAAGAGGCACCTCAGTCCGAGGAAGACGAGGCCCTCAATGAGGAGTCTGACTGCCTGGAAGATGATGTGCTGGACGAGGAAGAGGATGGTGCCAGCTTCTGCACAGAGAGTAGCTTTCGGAGCCAGAGCACTCACGCCAGCACTCCCG GAAAGAAGAAGTTACGGGCTCCCCGTCCTCGCACTCCAGTTCTGGAAGACAAGGAAATCCCTCTTCTTGAGCTTCCGGAGACCTCTGAGGATCTCTTGGTGCCCAGTGTGGAGCTGCTCAACATCAGCTCCATCTATGAGGTGCTGCGGAACTTCAGCTCGGTCCTGCGTCTCTCCCCGTTCCGCTTTGAGGACTTCTGCGCCGCCTTGGTCGGCCAGGAGCAATGCACGTTGATAGCGGAGATGCACATCTCCCTGCTGAAGGCCATCCTACGCGAGGAAGACTCCTCCAACACTACTTTTGGTCCCGCTGACCTGAAGGACAGCGTCAACTCTACTCTGTACTTTATCGACGGCATGACCTGGCCCGAGGTTTTGCGGGCGTACTGTGAAAGCGACAAAGAGTTCCACCATGTTCTGCCGTACTTGGAGACAGATGAATATCCGTGCGGTTCTCTCGAAAGCAAGGTTAAGGTGCTACAGTTCTTAGTAGACCAGTTCCTCACCACTAACATTGCCCGCGAGGAGCTCATGTCCGACGGCAGCATGCAGTACGACGACCACTGCCGCGTGTGCCACCGTCTGGGAGACTTGCTGTGTTGCGAGACGTGTTCTGCCGTCTACCACCTGGAGTGTGTTAAACCGCCGCTGGAAGAGGTTCCAGAAGATGAATGGCAGTGTGAGGTTTGCGTGGCGCACAAGGTGTCTGGAGTCACGGACTGTGTGACCGAGGCACAGAAAAACAGGCCCTACATCCGCCAGGAACCCATCGGATACGATCGCCACCAGAGGAAATACTGGTTCCTAAATCGAAGGATTGTTAT TGAAGAAGATGGGGAGTGCgagaagaaaaatatctggTACTACAGCAGCAAGGCACAGCTGGAGGAGCTCGTCGAGGGTCTGGACAAGGAGTACTGGGAGACGGACCTCCACGCCACCCTGGAGGAGATGAAGGAGGAAATGCACGCTCACATGGACATCACAGAAGATCTTACCAACCGAGCTCGTGGAAGCAACAAGGCCTACCTCACCGCCGTCAACG AGGTGTCCGCGGAGCGTTTGAAGATCAGGCGAGAAGAGCAGGAGGCAAAGAAACGAACGGCGGAGGGGAAGAAGGAAGCAGAAGGGGGCTCCGTAAACACGACCGAGCTCccgacacagaaaaacaaagtggaGGACGGCGAGCCCACAGAAGACACTAGTTCacaag CAGCTACCGCTCAGCCTCCTGCAGAGGAGACACGCGTGTCCGATTCCTCTGCCTCCCAGGACGCAGCTGCACCCAACACTGAATCTCTAGAGCCAAACAATGAAACGGCTCAAACTGAGAACCACGAGGACTTAACTCAACTGGCAACAAAGGGACAGACAG ACGAGCAGCAGAAGTCTGAGTCCACATGCGAAGACGCAGAAGGTGATGAATCGTCGTCACCGAGCCGAAACAAATCACACGAGCGGCCGTGTCAGCTAGACGCGCCCAGCGACGGGGACCCGCTCTCTGCACCCAGGGGCCTCAAGAAGGTGGAGCCCCCCGATCTGGCCGACAGGTCCTCCCGGTCCTCCTTTACCAGCCAGGATGGGACCG AGGACTATAATGAAAGGATGAAGAAGGAGAGCGGAGCAGGACACGAACCGAAAAATCTAATACAGAAAGGCAACGAAGGG TCGTCTCCCACTGCCAACACGTCGCTCCTCACCTTCCTGAAAAGGGACCTGGCGGTGAATTTGAACAACCTGTTCAAGCTGGGTCAGGAGGGCAAATACAGGGTATACCAGAACCAGTACAGTACCAACACCTTGGCGCTCAACAAGCATCAGCACCGCGAGGACTACGACAAGAAGCGCCACCTCTCGCACAAGTTCAGCCTGACCACGGCGTCCGAGTTCAAGTGGAACGGCTCCATCCACGGGGCGCGGAGCCTGACGGTCGCCACGCTGCGCCTCACCATCATCCAGCTGGAAACCAACGTCCCCGGACCGTTCATGCACCCCAACTGGGCGTCGCACAG gACCAACTGGAACAAAGCAGTACAGATGTGCAGCAAGGCCAGGGAATTTGCTCTGGCCTTGGCCATCCTGGAGTGCGCAATCAAACCGGTCGTCATGCTGCCCATCTGGAAGGACTCTCTCGGCCACACGAG AATGCACCGGATGACTTCCATGGAACGGGACGAGAAGGAGAAGGTGAAGAAACGAGAGAAAAAACTTGAGGATGAAGAGACTTTGCAGCAGGCGACGTGGGTGAAGTACACCATCCCCATCAAACACCAG gTGTGGAAGCAAAAAGGGGAAGAGTACAGAGTAACAGGATATGGTGGTTGGATCTGGGTCAGTAAGACGCACGTGCCGCGCTTCGTTCCAAAGCTGCCGGGGAACACAAACGTAAACTACCGCAAGGAAATGGAAG ctaAATCAAGAAAAAGTGCAACAGCTTCCATGAAAACTGAggatttaaaagaaactgaGAAGCAGGTTCCTGAGAGTGCAGAGGTCAAGGAGCAGGAACCCGACTCATTGTCCCAGGATGCATCTGTGGTTAATGGCAGCCAACCCCTCGGCAACAACGTGGAGGACATTTCTGTAAAAGATGAGCAATCAAAACCTGCTGgtgaagagaaagaggaggaaaaaatggaTGTCGACAAGAAAG ATGAAGTCGAAAGCAGCTGTCCTTCCCTGGCTACCGCAGTAAGGGAAACATCACAGGCACCGGAAGAACCCAAAACCGAGGAGATCCCCGCTAAAATCTTCTACGACGTCGTGAACGTCAGCGAGGGTTTCCAGCTGCGAACAGCCTACAAGAAGAAAGTAAAGCCGTCCAAACTGGACGGGTTGCTGGAGCGGCGGGTCAAGCAGTTCACcctggaggagaagcagagacTCGAGCGGATGAGGCAGGCAACCCTCCTGTCAAAGACGACGGCCGCGAAACCCGCCGCCGGCGTCAAGATGGAAGGAACGGCAAACGCCAAGCAGCAGCTGGCTCTGCCCTCAAGCGTTAAAACggaggagaaggaagaaaacCTACGAGGGCCAGATCCTGTCGTCAAAAAGCTCGACTTTGATGAGGAGAGCACAAACTCAAAGGCGGACGTCAAATCTGATTCCGCCATGTCCGGCCAGAGTAACTTGGCCGAGGCGAAGGCCGTTGACTCTCATAAGGAAGTGAACGGAGAGCCGGAACTCAACAGCATCAACAGTCGTCTGCTGGAGACGACGGGGAACAACGAAATAAAGAGAATCGGAGAGAATGTCAAGAAGCGGGGGTACGAAGAAGTGGATCAAAGCAGCGGACAAATGGACTCGGAAAGCAAAAGTAGTCTTTCACAAATAAACGGCAAAACCGTCTCCGCAGACTCCGCCTCTCCGGTCCAGGGCGACAAGTCGGATCCCGAGAAAGAGCCCGTCAAGTCTTTGATGAACGGGAACCTCTCACGAAACGATCTGTCCAGCGTAGCACACCCGCCACCACTGAAAGTCCCCAAATTGGAGAACCACGTTGAGGACAAGGCAGAGTCTCTGAACAGCGGTGATTATTCAGCCGTAACGAGTGAGGGGTCGCTGCCTGTCAAGCTGGAATCGTCCAGTACGTCTTTCCACAGCAGTAGTACTACAGACAATTGCACATCTAGAGAGGATGTAAAGACCTCAATCGCTAACGACTCCTCAAAGGAGCCTCAGAAATCTTCTATGCACGACACATCCAACAGCTCCAGTAAAACTCCCTCAGCAGAAAGTAGCTCGGTTTCCTCCGATACCGTTTCTGCTACCCCCCTACTGGGCCTAGCGGCACCCGTCTCCCTGAGGAGAAAACCCAGCGATGCCAAAACCACTGCGCCCGTCTCCACGACGGCTGGCTCCATGACGATCAGTAAAGAATACTCCACAAGAGACAGGGTCAGCTTGCTGCGGTTCTCCAAGTCCAAGAAGGCGCGCTCTGGCACGGCGCTGCCGTCCTACCGCAAGTTTGTCACCAAGAGTAGCAAGAAGAGCATTTTTGTACTGCCTAATGATGACCTGAAGAGGCTGGGGAGGAAGGCGGGCATCAAGGAAGTGCCCATCTTCAGCTACAATGCCAAGCCGGCCACCGATATCTGGCCCTACCCTTCGCCTCGGCCCACCTTTGGGATCTCATGGAG ataccGTCTTCAGACTGTGAGGTCACTGGCAGGCGTTAGCTTGATGCTAAGGCTGCTGTGGGCCTGCCTCAGGTGGGACGACATGGCTGTGAAGCCTTCTGCTGCGGTGGGAACGACTCGGAAAG AAACTACAGACACAGACATAATCACGACAGAGATTATTCGACGGAGGGACGTCGGGCCCCATGGCATTCGCTCAGAGTATTGCATCAGGAAGATCATCTGCCCCATCGGAAACAGGGACACTCCCAAAG AAACTCCAACTCCTCAAAGGAAAGGTCTGCGCTCGAGTGCCTTGAGGCCTAAAAAGCAGGAGCCGGCCAAACAGACGGGGCCTATCGCTGTGGAGACGTGGGTccctgaggaggagctggagcttTGGGAAATAAAAGCCTTCGCAGAGAG AGTGGAAAGAGACAAGTCACAAGGCTTAGATCCATCCAAAACCGGCGGGACTCTGAAGACCGCAGAGGAAGTGAAGGCCCATTTGGAGAATCAGCTGAAGCAGGCCAGACTGGCGGCCCAGCAG aaaCGTCTCGAGCAGCAAAAACTCAGCACAACCGCCACTACTGCCacgaccaccaccaccaccagcacaACCGCAGTCAGCGCTCCCAGTACACCGACCTCCACCGGCCAGAGGATGAGTCCAATGACATCTGGAGCCAAGATGGTCCTGGCCTCCAAACTGGGCTCCCCGGCtcccttccagcaggacaagaACTTCCACCAGTCCTTCGCTTCCTGGGTGAAGCAGGGCcagaacaacagcagcagcagctcag GTGTAGTTCAACAGAAGGTTCTGGGCATCTTCCCTTCTGGACCTCCAGCAAACCTCCGGACGTACAGCACATTACATCCAACAACTGGGAACATCAACCTCAGAGCCGCAACCTCCAGCATCCAGCAAAAG GCCACAACAACAGTAAGCCAGACACCCGGTGCAACAGGGAACCAAATGACTTCAACAACGGTTCGaattccagcagcagctcagcaag GTCAGCCGACTGCAGTCCAGATGGGTCACACTCAGCCTGCAGTCACAGCCGCCTCCGGTATGCCTTCCGCTCCCAGAACTGCAGGCCTGCCAGCCTCTTCGGGTCCAGTCACCACGACTCCCGGACAGGCCCCGAGGCCGCAGCAGGGCCAAGTAAAACTCACCATGGCTCAACTCATGCAGCTGACGCAGAGCGCACAG ggGGGGAACCCGGGTCTGACTGTGGTGATCCAGGGTCAAGGCCAGACCCAGGGACAGCTTCAGATCATCCCGCAGGGTGTTACGGTCATCCCCGGACCCGGTCAGCAGCTAATGCAGGCAGCCATGCCCAATGGACAGATCCAGCGCTTCCTCTTCACTCCCATGCCCCCGTCGTCAACCGTTTCAACTTCATCCCCCATGAACGCTACCCCTACAAAGCCCACCACAACTCCAAGCCCTCAAACCCTAACATCTTCTCCTCCTCAAGTGCGAGCCGCAGCCCAAGTCCAGACGACTCCATCAGCCTTAGCCCAAACGCAAATGACCGCGCCTCTTCCTGCCCCTACACACGTCGGGAGCCCCTCACCAAAGCCGAGCTGTGCCCCCAGCCCAGCTTCTGTTCCTGGCCAGAACCAAGTCACGTCCCCTGTGACGCCTACACCTCAAGCCTCTCCACAAGGACACATTACAGCTGCTTCATCCGTCCCCGCACAGGCACATATGTCTTCTCCAGTGCCTTCTTTAGCACAGCCTTCCACACAGGTGTTAACCCCCCCGCCATCAGTTGTTGCACACCCGCAAGTGGTGAGATCTGTCGGTGACTCTCCACAAAACCTCAACCCAAGTTATAAACCAGGCTTCTCCTCCACCCCCACACAAATCCAAGCCATCCCTCAAACCCCAATCTCCACCCATACAGCAGGTTCACCTCCAGCACAAACCCAAACTGCAAGTTCCCCTCCCATACTGGGACACACTGCTCTCCAAACCCAAGTCCAGTTCCAGCCCCAGTCTGTCTGCTCACCTCCAGGCTTGACCTCAACCCACCTCCAGATGCAGACCTCGAGTCCCGTGTCTGCTCCAGTGTCGGTCAGGCCAGCTGTCCAGGTCTCACCCCAGGTTCCCGTTTCTGCCTCGCTACCTTCGCCTGTCCAAATACCAATGCCGGCCCTGGCGCCCGTCTCAGCTCCTGTTATAGCTGTCGTGTCCACCCAGGTTTCCATCCCTTTCCCAGCCAAAGCTCCAACCCAAATACAGGCCGCACCTTCTGCGCCCCTTCATGCAGCCATGGCAAGCGCTGTTGTCACACCTGTCACAGCCACGTCTACCATACCTTCAGTGGCAG CTCTGATAGAACAGAGGGCAGCTCAGCCCAAAAACTGGACTCCATCATCGTCTTCGCAGGCTCCAGCTCAGGCTGTAACTCCAGTCACACCACCCGCCATGGCCTCCGTTCCTTCGTCTGCTCCCGCACCAGTCTCCATTCACTCGCCCATCGCTCCTTCGCCTCAGACGTCTCAGACTCCACACTCCCAAGTGCTGGTCCAGCATCCTACCATTGTATCTGTGCAGCAGGTGTCCCACGTGGCAGGATCAGCGGTGCAGGTCAGCATGAAGGGGTTACCCGTTTCCTCCGTTGTGTCCGCCGTAAGGCCCGCGCAGATCCAGACCTGCAGCCAAGTCCAGCAGATTCCACACCTCCAGCCTCAAATTCAAGCTCCAATTCAGTCCCAGATCAGAGTTCAGTTCCAACCGCAGGCTCAAATACAGCCACAAACACAACAATCGCCTCAACCCCAAGTGCAACCCCTTACTCAGGTTCAGTCCCCCCCCATGCAGCTCCAGGCCAGGACGCAGCCTCAGTACCACCCCCAGGTTCAAGCTGCGTTTCAGACGCAACCTCAGCCGACGCAACAGCCTCTGATTCAGTCGCAGCCTCCGGCGCAACCTCAAGCCCAGACTCCGCTTCAGCCGCAGCAGATCCAAACCCAACTCCACACCCAGGTCcagatccagcagcagcagcaaaaccagATTCTCGCCCAAAGTCCGCAGAAACCCCACGTCCACGTTCAAACCCAGGTCCAAACTCAGCCTCAGTTTCAGGTGCAGTCGCCGCCACCGACCCAAGTCCCCCAACCGCTGCAGGTCCAGCCCCACGGCCAGGTCCAAGCTAAGCTCCAGGTCCAGTTCCAGCCTCAGAGCCAGCCTCAAGTTCAAGCGCAGCCTCAGTTGCAGGTCCAGTCTCCCATCAGGCACCAGCTCATCACCGTGTCGGGCCTCCAGCAGCCGGTGCAGCTGCTCTCCGCCCTGCCGCCTCACGTCGCCGCCCAGATCCAAGCCCAGATCCAGGCGCAGGCTCAGCAGCAGGGGGGCACGGTCCCCCAGCAAATCAAGCTGCAGCTGCCCATCCAGATCCAACAGGCTGGGGGCCAGATCCAAGCCCACCAGATCCAGAACATGGTGACCATACAGGCACCAGCGAGCATTCAGGAGCAGCTTCAGAgattgcagcagcagcagcagcagcaacaacagcagcagcagcagcagcagcagcaacaaccaccaaagaagaagaaacataaCGAGGCTAAAAGGGAACCCAAAGACCAGAACCTGCATGTCATTAGTCCTAAAGATGGCATTCAGAAACCG ATGGCAGTAAAGCAAAATGCTTCAGCAGAACAACTAAAACAAAGGAAGAGCCTGGCTGCAGCAGAGCGGGAGGAGAACCAGAG AATGATCGTGTGCAACCAGGTGATGAAGTTCATCCTGGACAAGATTGAGAAGGACGAGAAGCAGGCTGcgaagaaaaggaagaaggaGGAAGTGGTTGAGCAGAAGCGCTCCAAGCAGAACGCCACCAAGCTGACCGCTCTGCTGTACAAgcacaaagaacagctgaaggCCGAGATCCTGAAAAAGAGGGCGCTGCTGGacaaagagctgcagctgcaagTTCAG GAGGAGCTGAGGCGGGACCTGGCCAGGCTGCAGAGGGAAAAGGAGAAGGCGCGCGCCGCCATCGCCCAGGCCGCCGCGGCAACCATCAAGGCAGCCTCCTCCCACCCGTCACACCTCGCCCACACGTCGCACTCCTCTCACAGCTCCCAATCCTCCGCGTCCTCGTCCCACAAGCGGAAGCGGGAGGAGGAGCGGGACAAGGACAAAGGCAGGGACAGGGACAGGCACCACGAGAAGAACAAGAAGCGGGACCGGGAGAAGGACAGGGAGCGACACCGAGACCGGGACAAAGAGCGGGAGCGCGAAAGAGAGCGCGACAGACACCGGGACAGAGATCGGGACAAGGAAAAGGAGCAGGACGGCGACGCGGAGCAGGATTCCGGCTCGCTgaaacacaagaagaagaagaagaagctgtcTTCTACCTCAAAGGACCACAAGAAGGACACCAAGCTGTACTGCATCTGCAAGACGCCGTACGACGAGTCCAA GTTCTACATCGGGTGCGATCTTTGCTCCAACTGGTTCCACGGCGCCTGTGTGGGAATCACGGAAAAGGAGGCCAAGAAGCTGGAGGACTTTGTGTGTAACGACTGCAAACGCGGCCAGGAGGGGCAGAGCAACGAGGAGCTGTACTGCATCTGTCGGACGCCGTACGACGACACGCA GTTCTACATCGGCTGCGACCGCTGCCAGAACTGGTACCACGGGCGCTGTGTGGGCATCCTGCAGAGCGAAGCCAATCACATCGACGTGTACGTGTGTCCGCAGTGCCAGTCCACGGAGGACGCGATGACGGTGCTGTCGCCGCTCACCGACAGAGACTACGATGGGCTGAAAAGAATATTACGGTCATTACAG TCTCACAAAATGGCGTGGCCTTTTCTCGAGCCGGTGGATCCCCACGATGCACCGGATTATTACCGCGTGATCAAGGAGCCGATGG ATTTTTCCACAATGGAAACCCGTTTGCAAAAGCGACATTACCAGAAGCTCACAGAGTTCGTGGCGGACGTGACCAAAATCTTCGACAACTGCCGCTACTACAACCCCAACGACACGCCCTTCTTTCAGTGCGCCGAGGTGCTCGAAGCCTTCTTTGTACAGAAGCTGAAAGGTTTCAAGGCCAGCAG ATTGTCTGATTCTTAA